A single genomic interval of Microbacterium sp. LWO14-1.2 harbors:
- a CDS encoding NAD(P)-binding domain-containing protein: MTTLGIIGAGHIGSQVARAAVAHGYDVVIANSRGPETLASLIAELGDRARAATAAEAAAAADIAVVTIPLGRIDELPVDELAGKIVLDTNNYYFERDGRIEALDKGETTTSELLQRQLPTSRIAKAFNHIMARDITTDGAPAGSENRRALATAGDDADAVEFVTRFYDELGFDTVNIGPLSESWRVERDRPAYVVRQNAEELRANLAIANRLP; this comes from the coding sequence ATGACCACTCTCGGAATCATCGGTGCAGGACACATCGGCAGCCAGGTCGCGCGCGCGGCCGTGGCCCACGGCTATGACGTCGTGATCGCGAACTCCCGCGGCCCGGAGACGCTCGCCTCTCTCATCGCGGAGCTGGGGGACAGGGCGCGCGCGGCGACCGCCGCGGAGGCGGCTGCGGCGGCCGACATCGCCGTCGTGACCATCCCGCTCGGTCGGATCGACGAGCTTCCGGTCGACGAGCTGGCGGGCAAGATCGTGCTCGACACCAACAACTACTACTTCGAGCGCGACGGCCGTATCGAGGCGCTCGACAAGGGCGAGACCACCACGTCGGAGCTGCTGCAGCGACAGCTGCCCACCTCGCGCATCGCGAAGGCGTTCAACCACATCATGGCCCGCGACATCACGACCGACGGTGCTCCGGCGGGGAGCGAGAACCGCCGCGCCCTCGCGACGGCCGGCGACGACGCGGACGCCGTGGAGTTCGTGACCCGCTTCTACGACGAGCTCGGCTTCGACACCGTCAACATCGGCCCGCTCAGCGAGTCGTGGCGCGTCGAGCGCGACCGCCCCGCCTACGTGGTGCGGCAGAACGCCGAGGAGCTGCGCGCCAACCTCGCCATCGCGAACCGCCTGCCCTGA
- a CDS encoding helix-turn-helix domain-containing protein, which produces MSLNAYIWAADLPLSRCNGTAHRVLLKLADRADELGYGAYPKLANIAETLECSTRTVQRAIRELLAEGLIREGDQSYVQHLDPRYRPTVYDVMTWALQYSESRGDNRVTPSESRGDSHGPSGVTTGVALRTVHEPPTKTLSPTSRT; this is translated from the coding sequence ATGAGTCTCAACGCCTACATCTGGGCCGCTGACCTGCCGCTGAGCCGGTGCAACGGCACGGCGCACCGCGTGCTCCTGAAACTCGCTGACCGCGCCGACGAACTCGGCTATGGCGCGTATCCGAAGCTGGCCAACATCGCCGAGACGCTGGAGTGCTCGACTCGCACCGTCCAGCGGGCCATCCGCGAACTGCTCGCCGAAGGGCTCATCCGCGAAGGCGATCAGAGCTACGTCCAGCACCTCGACCCTCGCTATCGCCCGACCGTCTACGACGTCATGACGTGGGCGCTCCAGTACTCCGAATCCAGGGGTGACAACCGTGTCACCCCTTCCGAATCCAGGGGTGACAGCCACGGGCCTTCAGGGGTGACAACTGGTGTCGCACTAAGAACCGTCCATGAACCTCCTACCAAGACTCTCTCTCCTACCTCACGTACCTAA
- a CDS encoding heavy metal-associated domain-containing protein yields MTTTTYTVTGMTCGHCEGSVRSEVSKLQGITAIDVSAASGRLVVTSESPLDDSAVLAAVDEAGYSAVRA; encoded by the coding sequence ATGACCACGACCACCTACACCGTGACCGGCATGACCTGTGGGCACTGCGAGGGCTCCGTGCGCAGCGAGGTCTCGAAGCTGCAGGGCATCACTGCCATCGACGTGAGCGCGGCCTCCGGTCGACTTGTCGTCACCTCCGAGTCCCCGCTCGACGACAGCGCCGTCCTGGCCGCCGTCGACGAGGCCGGGTACAGCGCCGTCCGCGCCTGA
- a CDS encoding heavy metal translocating P-type ATPase, translating into MSEQLASYDLEIGGMTCASCAARIEKRLNRIDGVTASVNYATEKAHVEVAGGVVADDLISEVVRTGYTAALPRETGSGEADPGYVLLRRRLIAAVVLAVPVIAMAMVEALQFPGWQWASVVLALPVVTWAAWPFHRAAVLNARHRTVTMDTLISVGVSAAFLWSLYALVFGTAGMWGMTHPFRFTIERGDGLGTIYLEVAAGVTMFLLLGRFLEQRSKRTAGAALRALGELGAKDVAVLRDGVEQRMPLARLVVGDVFVVRPGEKIATDGIVSEGSSAVDASMLTGESVPVEVRQGDSVTGATVNVGGRLVVTATRVGADTQLARMTRLVEQAQSGKAEAQRLADRLSAVFVPIVFAIAAVTLIVWLLSGGGVSAAFTAAVAVLIIACPCALGLATPMALLVGTGRGAQLGVLIKGPEVLESTRRVDTIVLDKTGTVTSGRMTLRDVIAADGEDEARVLRLAAAVEDASEHPVAAAVVRAAVERFGDLPSVSEFRSIQGRGVEGFVDGVRVTVGRLSALADGAVESPLDGRLREAFAAAEERAHTAVVVAWGERVRGVLVVSDVVKPDARDAIAGLRALGLEPVLLTGDNQRAAEAVAAEVGIRTVRAGVLPEQKVAEVAALQQQGRVVAMVGDGVNDAAALAASDLGIAVGTGTDAAIEASDLTLVRGDLGGAVDAIRLARRTLAIIRGNLFWALAYNVAAIPLAALGLLNPMLAGAAMAFSSVFVVLNSLRLRRFRSAAPHALG; encoded by the coding sequence ATGAGCGAGCAGCTGGCCTCGTACGATCTCGAGATCGGCGGGATGACGTGCGCGTCCTGCGCCGCGCGGATCGAGAAGCGCCTCAACCGGATCGACGGCGTGACGGCATCCGTCAACTACGCCACCGAGAAGGCGCACGTCGAGGTCGCGGGAGGCGTGGTCGCCGACGACCTCATCTCCGAGGTCGTCCGCACCGGCTACACCGCCGCGCTGCCGCGCGAGACCGGGTCCGGCGAGGCGGATCCCGGCTACGTCCTGCTGCGCAGGCGCCTCATCGCGGCCGTCGTGCTCGCCGTCCCCGTCATCGCGATGGCGATGGTCGAGGCGCTGCAGTTCCCCGGCTGGCAGTGGGCGTCGGTCGTCCTCGCCCTCCCCGTCGTCACGTGGGCGGCGTGGCCGTTCCATCGCGCGGCGGTCCTGAACGCCCGGCACCGCACGGTCACGATGGACACCCTGATCTCGGTCGGGGTCTCCGCCGCCTTCCTGTGGTCGCTGTATGCGCTCGTGTTCGGCACGGCAGGCATGTGGGGCATGACGCATCCGTTCCGGTTCACGATCGAGCGCGGTGACGGACTCGGAACGATCTACCTCGAGGTCGCCGCGGGCGTCACCATGTTCCTGCTGCTCGGGCGCTTCCTCGAGCAGCGGTCGAAGCGCACGGCAGGGGCGGCGCTGCGCGCACTCGGCGAGCTCGGCGCGAAAGACGTCGCTGTGCTGCGCGACGGCGTGGAACAGCGGATGCCGCTGGCACGGCTCGTGGTCGGAGACGTGTTCGTCGTGCGGCCGGGGGAGAAGATCGCGACCGACGGCATCGTCAGCGAGGGGTCGTCCGCGGTCGACGCGTCGATGCTGACCGGCGAGTCCGTGCCCGTCGAGGTGCGGCAGGGTGATTCCGTCACCGGTGCGACCGTGAACGTCGGCGGGCGCCTCGTCGTCACGGCGACCAGGGTCGGCGCCGACACCCAGCTCGCGCGCATGACGCGGCTCGTCGAGCAGGCGCAGTCGGGCAAGGCCGAGGCGCAGCGTCTCGCCGATCGGCTCTCGGCCGTGTTCGTGCCGATCGTGTTCGCGATCGCCGCCGTGACGCTCATCGTCTGGTTGCTCAGCGGCGGGGGAGTCTCTGCGGCGTTCACGGCGGCCGTCGCGGTGCTCATCATCGCGTGCCCGTGCGCCCTCGGCCTGGCCACGCCCATGGCGCTGCTCGTCGGTACCGGCCGGGGCGCACAGCTCGGCGTGCTCATCAAGGGCCCCGAGGTCCTCGAATCGACTCGCCGCGTCGACACGATCGTGCTCGACAAGACCGGCACGGTCACGAGCGGACGCATGACGCTCCGCGACGTCATCGCGGCCGACGGCGAGGACGAGGCGCGGGTGCTGCGCCTCGCCGCCGCGGTGGAGGACGCCTCAGAGCACCCCGTCGCTGCCGCCGTCGTACGTGCGGCCGTCGAGCGGTTCGGCGATCTGCCGTCGGTGAGCGAGTTCCGCAGCATCCAGGGCCGCGGCGTCGAGGGATTCGTCGACGGGGTGCGGGTCACGGTCGGCCGGCTCTCGGCGCTCGCGGACGGAGCAGTCGAGTCGCCGCTCGACGGCCGTCTCCGCGAGGCGTTCGCGGCCGCTGAGGAGCGCGCCCACACCGCCGTCGTGGTCGCGTGGGGTGAGCGCGTCCGCGGAGTCCTCGTCGTCTCCGATGTCGTGAAGCCCGACGCTCGCGACGCGATCGCCGGGCTCCGTGCGCTCGGTCTCGAGCCCGTCCTGCTCACGGGCGACAACCAGCGCGCTGCCGAAGCCGTGGCGGCCGAGGTCGGCATCCGCACCGTGCGCGCCGGTGTGCTCCCCGAGCAGAAGGTCGCCGAGGTCGCTGCGCTGCAGCAGCAGGGCAGAGTCGTGGCGATGGTGGGAGACGGTGTCAACGACGCGGCGGCGCTCGCGGCATCCGACCTCGGCATCGCGGTGGGGACGGGAACGGATGCCGCGATCGAGGCGTCCGACCTCACCCTCGTGCGCGGCGATCTGGGCGGCGCCGTGGACGCCATCCGTCTCGCGCGACGAACGCTCGCGATCATCCGCGGCAACCTGTTCTGGGCGCTCGCGTACAACGTCGCGGCGATCCCGCTCGCCGCCCTCGGACTGCTGAATCCGATGCTCGCCGGAGCCGCCATGGCCTTCTCGAGCGTCTTCGTCGTGCTGAACAGTCTCAGACTGCGCCGATTCCGCAGCGCCGCGCCGCACGCGCTCGGCTAG
- a CDS encoding aminoglycoside phosphotransferase family protein yields the protein MRQGAVGTVRLVERDGRRLVEKRLPDAERHRAEVSALQALSLVDHLPTPQLIEDRADAVLMSEMPGIRLDEADPETRLRGLRASASLLRRLHAVSPPSGLRPRPDDEAIIARYRAGDAPPLPLGIPPASGQAFCHGDWGDGNLLAVDGAISAIVDWEAAHVGDPIRELSRAAWGASRKDPRSSAALIDAYGADADEVHRWDAIHAAELWLWFAEAGPPEYLAQLTAELREWGA from the coding sequence ATGCGACAGGGTGCGGTGGGCACCGTCCGTCTCGTCGAACGCGACGGGCGACGACTGGTCGAGAAACGGCTGCCGGATGCCGAGCGCCACCGCGCCGAGGTCAGTGCGCTGCAGGCGCTGTCGCTCGTCGACCACCTGCCCACTCCGCAGCTGATCGAGGATCGCGCCGACGCCGTCCTGATGTCGGAGATGCCCGGCATCCGGCTCGACGAGGCCGACCCCGAGACCCGCCTACGAGGGCTTCGCGCTTCGGCATCCCTCCTCCGGCGACTGCACGCCGTCTCCCCTCCGTCCGGTCTTCGCCCGCGACCGGACGATGAGGCGATCATCGCGCGCTATCGGGCGGGCGACGCGCCGCCTCTGCCCCTCGGCATCCCGCCTGCGTCCGGGCAGGCGTTCTGTCACGGCGACTGGGGCGACGGCAATCTCCTCGCCGTGGACGGCGCGATCTCCGCGATCGTGGACTGGGAGGCCGCGCACGTCGGCGACCCGATCCGGGAGCTCTCCCGCGCCGCCTGGGGCGCCTCGCGCAAGGATCCCCGATCGTCCGCGGCGCTGATCGACGCCTACGGAGCGGATGCCGACGAAGTGCATCGGTGGGACGCGATCCACGCGGCGGAGCTGTGGCTCTGGTTCGCCGAAGCCGGCCCGCCCGAGTATCTCGCCCAGCTCACGGCCGAGCTGCGGGAGTGGGGCGCCTGA
- the sufU gene encoding Fe-S cluster assembly sulfur transfer protein SufU: protein MSDLQNLYQELILDHSRTPHGFGLREEIAAQSHQINPTCGDEVTLQVHRAPDGSVEAIAWEGHGCAISQASASLLAELAEGLTVEELEVRIDAFRTAMRSRGKIEPDEELLGDAAALGGVSRYVARVKCAMLAWVAAEDALQKS, encoded by the coding sequence ATGAGCGACCTGCAGAACCTGTATCAGGAGCTCATCCTCGACCACTCGCGCACCCCGCATGGCTTCGGGCTGCGCGAGGAGATCGCGGCGCAGTCGCACCAGATCAACCCCACGTGCGGTGACGAGGTCACCCTGCAGGTGCACCGCGCGCCCGACGGCAGTGTCGAGGCGATCGCGTGGGAGGGGCACGGCTGTGCGATCTCGCAGGCGTCGGCGTCGCTGCTCGCCGAACTCGCGGAGGGGCTCACGGTCGAGGAGCTCGAGGTGCGCATCGACGCGTTCCGCACGGCCATGCGCTCGCGAGGCAAGATCGAGCCCGACGAGGAGCTGCTCGGGGACGCGGCGGCGCTCGGCGGGGTCTCGCGCTACGTCGCTCGGGTGAAGTGCGCGATGCTCGCGTGGGTCGCCGCCGAGGACGCCCTGCAGAAGAGCTGA
- a CDS encoding asparagine synthase has protein sequence MGRTADAIAEGVAIATAAARLAVKNHILIGTIAEGGVFDTHEYIADAREALRAMAEESEEAEENLTALRKRARGRHSDPSGTHDYRDRDVRNLRRRAKQSHGVATRLREMMDDEAALGAIVEEAREAAWSDVRHNLDRRLRVEGMRPDQDPDYERMRDARMQALRLVDLQALSSQQRARAKRKKKQEKAAEHDG, from the coding sequence GTGGGACGAACTGCGGATGCCATCGCGGAAGGCGTCGCGATCGCGACCGCTGCGGCGCGCCTCGCCGTGAAGAACCACATCCTCATCGGCACGATCGCCGAGGGCGGCGTGTTCGACACGCACGAGTACATCGCCGACGCGCGCGAGGCGCTGCGGGCGATGGCCGAGGAATCCGAAGAGGCGGAGGAGAACCTCACCGCGCTGCGCAAACGCGCCCGCGGTCGTCACTCCGACCCCTCCGGCACCCACGACTACCGCGACCGCGACGTGCGCAACCTGCGGCGTCGGGCCAAGCAGTCGCACGGTGTCGCCACCCGGCTGCGCGAGATGATGGACGACGAGGCAGCCCTTGGCGCCATCGTCGAGGAGGCCCGCGAGGCCGCCTGGTCGGATGTGCGTCACAACCTCGACCGCCGCCTGCGCGTCGAGGGGATGCGTCCCGACCAGGACCCCGACTACGAGCGCATGCGTGACGCCCGCATGCAGGCGCTGCGCCTCGTCGACCTGCAGGCCCTGTCGTCGCAGCAGCGCGCCCGCGCGAAGCGGAAGAAGAAGCAGGAGAAGGCCGCCGAACACGACGGCTGA
- a CDS encoding GntR family transcriptional regulator, whose translation MAEVGAAGELESVRVTRILRDDIVLGRRASGSRLVERDIAAELNVSRLPVREAIRTLVAEGVVVARPRTWAIVREFSRQDLQDYGEVREAMETMIFVFAAERRTPEGLARLRAAYEQELAAAEAGDVEGARIAASLFHEVAAHLAANDMIGEFISVFATRLRWLFGQHDDLVETAEEHRVILEAVEAQDADALRELIPQHTANAVASAAKRLDVESETA comes from the coding sequence ATGGCGGAGGTGGGGGCTGCCGGCGAACTCGAGTCGGTGAGAGTGACGCGTATTCTGCGCGATGACATCGTGCTGGGGAGGCGGGCGTCGGGCTCGCGGCTCGTCGAGCGCGACATCGCTGCGGAGCTGAACGTCTCCCGGTTGCCGGTGCGGGAAGCGATCCGCACGCTCGTGGCCGAGGGCGTCGTCGTCGCACGCCCGCGCACCTGGGCGATCGTGCGCGAGTTCTCCCGGCAGGATCTGCAGGACTACGGCGAGGTGCGCGAGGCGATGGAGACGATGATCTTCGTCTTCGCGGCCGAGCGTCGCACGCCCGAGGGGCTCGCCCGGTTGCGCGCCGCGTACGAGCAGGAGCTCGCAGCCGCCGAGGCCGGCGATGTCGAGGGCGCGCGCATCGCGGCGAGCCTGTTCCACGAGGTCGCCGCGCACCTCGCGGCCAACGACATGATCGGCGAGTTCATCAGCGTGTTCGCGACGCGGCTGCGCTGGCTGTTCGGGCAGCACGACGATCTCGTCGAGACGGCCGAGGAGCATCGCGTGATCCTCGAGGCCGTCGAGGCGCAGGATGCTGACGCGCTGCGGGAGCTGATCCCGCAGCACACCGCGAACGCGGTCGCATCCGCTGCGAAGCGCCTCGACGTCGAGTCCGAGACCGCGTGA
- a CDS encoding helix-turn-helix transcriptional regulator, which translates to MNADEITGELVHLAMRRRRVTQSALGEVLGITQPAMGKKLYGQRSWTIDEVLAVAKYFEMPVTELLPGEDYQPIPEGRGRVNAETASTEVEAVSSLSQHSVRPKGLEPLTF; encoded by the coding sequence ATGAACGCTGACGAAATCACCGGCGAGCTTGTACACCTGGCGATGCGACGCCGACGCGTGACTCAGTCCGCGTTGGGCGAAGTGCTGGGGATCACTCAGCCCGCGATGGGTAAGAAGCTTTACGGCCAGCGCAGCTGGACTATCGATGAGGTCTTGGCCGTCGCCAAGTACTTCGAAATGCCCGTGACTGAGCTGCTTCCGGGCGAGGACTACCAGCCGATCCCCGAGGGCCGTGGTCGCGTTAACGCAGAAACGGCCTCCACCGAAGTGGAAGCCGTTTCGTCACTGTCTCAACACAGTGTGCGCCCGAAGGGACTCGAACCCCTAACCTTCTGA
- a CDS encoding SufS family cysteine desulfurase produces MSTTPAADVIASPIDSPLTDAEVRRLRQDFPILGVEVNGHPLAYLDSGATSQRPLAVLDAEREFATTLNAAVHRGAHTLAGEATEVFEDARATVARFIGADEGEIVWTSNATEAVNLVAYGISNASLGRGGAAAERFRIGQGDEIVTTEMEHHANLIPWQELAARTGATLRVIPLDDDGALRLVAAAELIGDRTKFIAVTHVSNVLGVINPVEELVAMARRVGALVLLDACQSAPHLPLDVRALDVDFAVLSGHKMLGPSGIGALYGRRELLEALPPFLTGGSMITTVTTTEAEYLPPPQRFEAGTQRVSQAVALAAAIDYLSAVGMPRIAAHEAAFGRRLVDGLTAIDGVRVLGAGIDLPRVGLASFDVDGIHSHDVGQYLDDLGIAVRVGHHCAQPLHRRLGITSSTRASTYLYTTEDEVDAVIAGVAGAIDFFRRGA; encoded by the coding sequence CGTATCTCGATTCCGGTGCGACGTCGCAGCGTCCGCTCGCGGTGCTCGACGCCGAGCGGGAGTTCGCGACGACGCTGAACGCCGCCGTGCACCGCGGGGCGCACACGCTCGCCGGCGAGGCGACGGAGGTGTTCGAGGACGCCCGTGCCACGGTGGCCCGCTTCATCGGCGCCGACGAGGGCGAGATCGTCTGGACATCCAACGCGACCGAGGCCGTCAACCTCGTCGCCTACGGAATCTCCAACGCGTCGCTGGGGCGCGGGGGAGCAGCCGCCGAACGGTTCCGCATCGGTCAGGGCGACGAGATCGTCACGACCGAGATGGAACATCACGCGAACCTCATCCCGTGGCAGGAGCTCGCCGCGCGCACAGGGGCGACGCTACGGGTGATTCCGCTCGACGACGACGGCGCGCTGCGGCTCGTCGCCGCCGCCGAGCTCATCGGCGACCGCACCAAGTTCATCGCCGTCACGCATGTGTCGAACGTGCTCGGCGTGATCAACCCGGTCGAGGAGCTCGTCGCCATGGCCCGCCGGGTCGGCGCCCTCGTGCTGCTCGACGCGTGCCAATCGGCGCCGCACCTGCCACTCGACGTGCGCGCCCTCGACGTCGACTTCGCCGTGCTGTCCGGTCACAAGATGCTCGGCCCGTCGGGGATCGGCGCGCTCTACGGACGCCGGGAGCTGCTCGAGGCCCTGCCCCCGTTCCTCACCGGCGGCTCGATGATCACGACCGTCACCACGACCGAGGCCGAGTACCTCCCCCCGCCGCAGCGCTTCGAGGCCGGCACGCAGCGTGTGTCGCAGGCCGTCGCCCTCGCCGCCGCGATCGACTACCTCTCGGCGGTCGGGATGCCGCGCATCGCCGCCCACGAGGCCGCCTTCGGCCGTCGCCTCGTCGATGGCCTCACCGCGATCGATGGGGTGCGCGTGCTCGGCGCGGGCATCGACCTGCCGCGCGTGGGGCTCGCGAGCTTCGATGTCGACGGCATCCACTCGCACGACGTGGGGCAGTACCTCGACGATCTCGGCATCGCGGTGCGCGTCGGCCACCACTGCGCGCAGCCGCTGCACCGCCGACTGGGCATCACCTCGTCGACCAGGGCGAGCACCTATCTCTACACGACCGAGGATGAGGTGGATGCCGTGATCGCGGGCGTCGCCGGAGCCATCGACTTCTTCCGGAGGGGCGCATGA
- a CDS encoding GNAT family N-acetyltransferase, giving the protein MPLSLTPLDPGRFDDWRSATRERLIALRQDSGMLVGDDAVVQADAFLDQLLSDGAETQTSVILSIRDGDRELGTVWLASISGILMILDLSFAGRPTVSQQDALFTALVEMGRGHGVDRLSISVYATDAASRSFIDGRGFACASIQMLLEPLPDRDRRPRVGVEPMTAARYPSFAAASEAAFAEELAASGRYSIDDARVESHRQMVQELPDGVETKGQELFTAAVDGEEVGILWVGLRTRGGRPHAFILDIEVAESQRRKGYGRELMLAAERVARDHGADSVGLHVFGFNTGAIALYESLGYRRVEERHLLTL; this is encoded by the coding sequence ATGCCCCTCTCGCTGACCCCGCTCGATCCCGGCCGCTTCGACGACTGGCGCTCGGCGACGAGAGAGCGCCTCATCGCGCTGCGTCAGGACTCGGGGATGCTGGTGGGCGACGACGCGGTCGTGCAGGCCGACGCGTTCCTCGACCAGCTGCTCTCCGACGGTGCCGAGACGCAGACGTCGGTCATCCTGTCGATCCGCGACGGCGATCGGGAGCTGGGCACGGTGTGGCTCGCGTCGATCTCCGGCATCCTCATGATCCTCGACCTGTCATTCGCGGGCCGGCCCACCGTCTCGCAGCAGGATGCGCTGTTCACCGCCCTGGTCGAGATGGGGCGTGGGCACGGAGTCGACCGGCTCAGCATCTCGGTGTACGCGACCGACGCGGCGAGCCGGTCCTTCATCGACGGGCGGGGGTTCGCGTGCGCATCGATCCAGATGCTGCTCGAACCACTCCCCGACCGCGACCGCCGGCCGCGGGTGGGGGTGGAGCCGATGACGGCCGCGCGGTACCCCTCCTTCGCCGCCGCATCGGAAGCGGCCTTCGCGGAGGAGCTCGCCGCCTCGGGCCGGTACTCGATCGACGACGCCCGCGTGGAGTCGCACCGTCAGATGGTGCAGGAGCTGCCCGACGGCGTCGAGACGAAGGGGCAGGAGCTCTTCACCGCGGCGGTCGACGGCGAGGAGGTCGGCATCCTCTGGGTAGGCCTGCGGACCAGGGGCGGTCGACCGCACGCCTTCATCCTCGACATCGAGGTCGCCGAGTCGCAGCGGCGCAAGGGATACGGGCGCGAACTGATGCTCGCCGCCGAGCGGGTGGCGCGAGACCACGGGGCTGACTCGGTCGGACTGCACGTGTTCGGCTTCAACACGGGAGCCATCGCGCTGTACGAGAGCCTCGGCTATCGCCGGGTCGAGGAGCGGCACCTGCTGACCCTGTGA